Genomic DNA from candidate division WOR-3 bacterium:
AAAAGATTGGCTCTGGGGTGAAGAGGCGAAAGAGACAAGCAGCAAAACAAGCATCGCACAACCGGCGATAAGCGCGGTTTCACTCGCCTATGCAGCGGTCTTAAAAAATCTCGGAGTCACTTCTGAAATATCCCTGGGACACAGCCTCGGAGAGATCACCGCGGTTCTCCATTGCAGAATTGTTTCGTTCGAAGACGGCATGAAAATCATAAAAAAACGTGGTGAATTAATGGAAAAAGGAGGCGGTCAGGGAACAATGATGGCGGTCATAAAAGTGGACCAGAAGACCCTTGAAAAAATCTGTGCGGACGTAAGTGCAGAAATCGGGGAACCCGTGGTCGTCGCCAATATCAATGCACCCAACCAAATCGTAATATCCGGTTCAAAAGAAGGTATAAAGAAAGCCGCCCAGAATATCGTGAAGCAACACGGCCGAGGCATCCCCTTAAGAGTAGGCGGCGCATGGCACAGTCCCTATCTGAAGGATGCTGCGAACGAATTCGCCGGATTTCTGGACACCATTCAGTTCAACAAACCTGAATCACCGTTTTATTCGGTCGTTGAGCAGAAGACCCTTGATGACCCGGCTGTAATCAAAGATTCCCTGAAAAAACAGATGCTCTCCCAGGTCAATTGGGTGACGGCGATAAAGAACCTGAATCAGGCGGGCCATAAACTCTTCCTTGAAATCGGGCCGAGCAAAATCCTCAAGGATCTGGTCGGAAAGATTGAACCGGCTGCAAAAGTAGATTCCACTGCCCTGTATACGGATATGGAAACGCTGGCAGCGAATCTGTAATTGACGATATCTCCACCGGTTCTGCTCTGAAATTTTTATGTTGACATTAAAGCGTTTTTAAGTTATGATTAACCAATGAATCTAATAATACCGGTAGCAGGAGAAGGTACACGTTTAAGGCCGCATACCCACACCATTCCGAAAAGTCTGCTCTATGTCGCGGGTAAACCCATCCTCGGCCATATCCTCGATAACTTCAGAAATCTGTCCATTGAGAAGTTGGTCATCGTACTGGGCGCCAAGGGTGAAGCAATCATGGATTTCTGCAGAACCTATCCCTTTGATTTCAAATTTGTCCACCAGAAAAAAAGACTCGGATTAGGCCATGCAATCCATCTGGGAGCACGGGGATTGAAAGGACCGACCCTGATCCTTCTCGGTGATACAATCATCGAATATGATTTTAAAGCCCTCGCTGAAAGTAATGAAAACTTTCTTGCAGTAAAAGAAGTACCCGACCCTCGAAGATTCGGCATCGTGAGCGTCCGTAAAAATAGAGTCATCAAACTTGTCGAAAAACCGAAAAATCCGGAATCGAACCTGGCGATCGTGGGGTTGTATTATTTTCGGCAGATAGAAAAAGTGTATAAAGCGCTGACCCGGATAATAAAAAAAGGGACGCGCACAAAAGGTGAATATCAACTTACAGACGCCCTTCAATACCTTCTGGATGCGGGTGAAGAGTTTAAAATCCTGAAGATCAAGAAGTGGTACGACTGCGGTACACCCCTGTCTCTGATCCAAACCAATCAGCACCTCCTTTCCAAACTCCACCACTACAAAAAAAGAAAAGGGTTGATTGTCATATCTCCTGTTTACATCGACGACTCCGCAAAAATCACAAACTCGATAATCGGACCGCATGTATCCGTCGGTAAGAACGCCGTAATAAGCGATTCAATAATCAAAAATTCCATTATAAACAGTATGGCG
This window encodes:
- a CDS encoding nucleotidyl transferase — protein: MNLIIPVAGEGTRLRPHTHTIPKSLLYVAGKPILGHILDNFRNLSIEKLVIVLGAKGEAIMDFCRTYPFDFKFVHQKKRLGLGHAIHLGARGLKGPTLILLGDTIIEYDFKALAESNENFLAVKEVPDPRRFGIVSVRKNRVIKLVEKPKNPESNLAIVGLYYFRQIEKVYKALTRIIKKGTRTKGEYQLTDALQYLLDAGEEFKILKIKKWYDCGTPLSLIQTNQHLLSKLHHYKKRKGLIVISPVYIDDSAKITNSIIGPHVSVGKNAVISDSIIKNSIINSMATVQNALLSGSIIGENAVVKGGYKKLNVSSSSVIEFP
- a CDS encoding ACP S-malonyltransferase translates to MKKAVFLFDGQGAFRPGIGKELCAKYHEADEIIEKCSEILEYNIKDWLWGEEAKETSSKTSIAQPAISAVSLAYAAVLKNLGVTSEISLGHSLGEITAVLHCRIVSFEDGMKIIKKRGELMEKGGGQGTMMAVIKVDQKTLEKICADVSAEIGEPVVVANINAPNQIVISGSKEGIKKAAQNIVKQHGRGIPLRVGGAWHSPYLKDAANEFAGFLDTIQFNKPESPFYSVVEQKTLDDPAVIKDSLKKQMLSQVNWVTAIKNLNQAGHKLFLEIGPSKILKDLVGKIEPAAKVDSTALYTDMETLAANL